From a region of the Lactuca sativa cultivar Salinas chromosome 4, Lsat_Salinas_v11, whole genome shotgun sequence genome:
- the LOC111900355 gene encoding kirola: MALSGKLIGHVEISSKGDVFHDLFRHNPHQIVAISPDKLHDCELHAGERGVVGSTICWHYTLEGKRKTSKQIIEAVNEENHMIVFKVIGGDLVEEIYKTFTIIFHVEQKGDGQVATWTLEFEKPDISTPYPTSLMDYLCNLVKDMDAYSSTK, translated from the exons ATGGCTCTATCAGGAAAATTAATTGGTCATGTAGAGATTAGTAGTAAGGGAGATGTCTTCCATGATCTCTTTAGGCACAACCCACATCAAATTGTTGCGATATCCCCTGATAAGCTCCATGACTGTGAACTGCATGCTGGTGAGAGGGGGGTCGTTGGATCGACAATCTGTTGGCACTACACTCTTG AAGGAAAGAGGAAAACTTCTAAGCAGATAATTGAAGCAGTGAACGAGGAAAACCACATGATTGTGTTTAAGGTTATTGGAGGAGATCTGGTGGAGGAGATATACAAGACCTTTACAATCATATTCCACGTTGAACAGAAGGGTGATGGACAGGTGGCTACTTGGACCTTGGAGTTTGAGAAGCCAGATATAAGTACACCTTATCCAACTTCCTTGATGGACTACCTTTGCAATCTTGTGAAGGACATGGATGCCTATAGCAGCACTAAGTAG